The DNA segment CCCGCCTGGGCTCGCTGCACAAGGCCGCGCAGGCCCTGGGCATGTCCTACCGGGCCGCCTGGGGCCGCATCAAGCGCACCGAGGCCGCCCTGGGCAGCCCCGTGGTGGCCAAGGTCGCGGGCCGCAAGGGCTACGCCCTGACTCCCCTGGGAGAGCGGCTGCTGGCCGAGTTCTTTTCCTGGCACGAGGAGGTCGAGCGCTTCGCCCTGGAACGCGCGCGGGGAGCGTTTTCCTGGGACACCGCCGGATTCGCCGGGGATTCGCCGGATTCCTAGTCGTCGTGCGAGTGGGGCTGGCCGCCCTCGGCGTGCACGTGCACGTGGGCGTGCGGCTCGGCCTTGCTCTCCACCAGCCTGCCGTCGCGCAGGGAATACAGGCTGTTCGTGATCCTGGAGAGGAAGTCCGGCTCGTGGG comes from the Desulfovibrio aminophilus genome and includes:
- a CDS encoding winged helix-turn-helix domain-containing protein, translating into MSRTPAQATLRVHLWFENEDGMLFGLGRAQLLREVARLGSLHKAAQALGMSYRAAWGRIKRTEAALGSPVVAKVAGRKGYALTPLGERLLAEFFSWHEEVERFALERARGAFSWDTAGFAGDSPDS